Below is a genomic region from Bacillus mycoides.
AATAGTTTGGGCTTTTTATTTGTATAATAAAGAAGGAAGAACCTATATACATATGGAATACAACAATAATTAAATTGAAACAGAAAGAGGAAATGAAATGAAAAAAGTATGGAAATCGATGGATTATTCCTTATTACTTCCTCTTGTTATCTTATGTGTGTTGGGAGTTATAATGGTATATAGTTCTAGTTCCATTGTTGCGATTTCGTCGAGACATAACTGGCCAGCAGATTACTTTTTTAAAAAACAATTATTTGCTCTAGCTGTTGGAACGATAATGTTAGCGATTATCGTTGCCATTCCTTATAAGTTGTGGAGAAAGCGAATAGTTTTGATCGCAATGGGAATAGGGAGTATTGGTCTATTAGCAGCAGCCTTTCTTTTCGGTCAGGTCATAAATGGTGCAAAAGGATGGATATTAGGTATACAACCAGCTGAGTTTGTGAAAATAACGGTTATTATTACGCTAGCAAACTTTTTTGCTAAGAAACAAGAAACGCAAACAGCTTTTGTACAAGGGATAATTCCTCCTCTAGCTGTTGTCGGTGGAGCGATGGGATTAATTTTACTTCAAAATGACTTAGGGACCGATATACTAATAGGTGGAACTGTACTGATTATGTTCTTTTGTTCAGGAGTTAATGTTAATTTAAGTATAAAGCGATTCCTCTTAACGTCTATAATATGGATTCCAGCGTTATATTTTATTGGGAACTATAAGTTAAGTCAGTACCAAAAAGCTCGGTTTTCAGTTTTTCTTGATCCATTTAACGATCCTCAAAATGATGGGTTCCAATTAATAAATTCTTTTATTGGAATTGCTTCAGGAGGGCTAAATGGTCGAGGGTTAGGGAACAGTGTGCAAAAATATGGATACTTACCAGAACCGCAAACAGATTTTATTATGGCAATTATATCTGAAGAACTTGGATTTATAGGCGTAGCTGTCATTTTAATCTGTTTACTACTTATTATTATTCGGGCATTTAGGGTTGCACAAAAGTGCAGAGATCCGTTTGGAAGTTTAATAGCAATTGGAATTGCAAGTTTGTTTGGAGTTCAAACTTTTATAAATGTTGGTGGTATGTCTGGGTTAATACCGCTTACA
It encodes:
- a CDS encoding FtsW/RodA/SpoVE family cell cycle protein, with the protein product MKKVWKSMDYSLLLPLVILCVLGVIMVYSSSSIVAISSRHNWPADYFFKKQLFALAVGTIMLAIIVAIPYKLWRKRIVLIAMGIGSIGLLAAAFLFGQVINGAKGWILGIQPAEFVKITVIITLANFFAKKQETQTAFVQGIIPPLAVVGGAMGLILLQNDLGTDILIGGTVLIMFFCSGVNVNLSIKRFLLTSIIWIPALYFIGNYKLSQYQKARFSVFLDPFNDPQNDGFQLINSFIGIASGGLNGRGLGNSVQKYGYLPEPQTDFIMAIISEELGFIGVAVILICLLLIIIRAFRVAQKCRDPFGSLIAIGIASLFGVQTFINVGGMSGLIPLTGVPLPFISYGGSSLLANLLAMGILLNIASYVKRQEKQQNKLTNEIEQGGPHLVVVK